Sequence from the Salvelinus alpinus chromosome 27, SLU_Salpinus.1, whole genome shotgun sequence genome:
TTAATTAATTGTTTGACTCTGATATTGTTTTGCTTCCTAGAGGGCAGTGGCAGtaaaggaggtggtggaggatgCAATGCCAGAGAGGTCAGGATACGCAAAACCAAGAAGAAGGGCAGGAGGGACGATGACAGTGATGAGGAGACAGCAGTCACCCCACAAAGTATGACTACAGTCATTATGTTGCCTGGGTTCCACAATGAATTCACTATGTAGCACTGGTCCCGTTTGGATCACAGGCTGAAGTTATTGTGGGTGTGCACAATAAAACCCTATGTCAATTAATGTACAGTATTACATTGTTTGTTCAGTGAGGTAGTCCTCTGTAATGAGATCTTAACAGTTGTGTTGGAGGAGATTGCTCCCCTGGGTGATTAAGCCTGTTAGTGTAAGACCAAGGTAACTGTAGTACCCCAATTAAGGACAATTATATATTTTGCAGATCGTAACAAGCAGACTGAAGTCCCCTTCATGGCCCTGGAGGAGATCACTGCTGTCCtagaagagagagtgtgtgactgCCCCGAAGAAATCCTCTCTGAGTTGGCGGAGCATTTAGTAAGGTAGGGATTCCTGTCACACTCAACGATCAGTCACAATCACTTTCAAGCACAATGTTTTAACCCCTTTACTCAATACACAAAATAAATACTGTGCATCAATGTGCCAGTTTTAACATGCAAGAGTCTTGCTCTGTCTGCAGGCCTTTGACTAAGACCTACCAGGAGGTGGTTCGGACTGTGTTCATGTCTTCCACTAGCTCCACGACCGGGGTGACAAAGAAGAGAAGCGTGAAAGACTTCCAGGAGGAGCTCTCCAACCTGTACAACAACATCAGGCTCTTTGAGAAAGGGACCAAGCTCTTCTCTGGTAAACCGCTTTATTTAACTCCTACAGAAGTACAGGTAATCCTCATTGAATGAAAAACCTAGTAATGCAGCATAAACATCAACTGATCCATCATTATTTGAGTCCACAGATGAGACCCAGGTCCACATTGCCAAGTACGTCCTGAAGACAGTGTGCACGGACGTCACCAACATCCTGGTGAATTTCATGGCAGCTGAACTCATGATGTCAGCAGAGAATCCCAACTCTATCACCAATGAGGTTAGCTCTCCTCTCAGCTTGTCATTCCAAGCCTGTTCAATCCTGTTGGTCGAGAACTTTAGTGAGGCTTCATCCATGTACTGCACATTCCCAAATGTCACAATGCATGTCAATATATCTCCCTTTAGGTCAGAGTGAAGATATTAGGAATGTTTCCAGTGGAAACCAAAGGGCCTCTTATGAAAGTGCACAACAGTCTGAATGGAAAGGTAAGTTATGTTCATTCAGTTGATGGAGGTTTACTACTTATCATTGCAGATGTTATTAAACAAAGAAAAGTACTTTGAGATTGCTCTCTCATATATGTATCATGTGCATGGAAAGCTTTTCTGACACTAttgatattttattttcagacaattGAAGATTTTGTAACCAATATAGAAATGGCAGTTGAGGTGTGTGGATTCATGCTGAAGAAGGGAGACAAGAAAAGAGAAAGGTAAAGGGGGAACATTTAAGTCCAAGCATATACCTTGTCTATAATCATGGACCTGGGTCATTGTCTGAGGTGCTACACATTGTTGGCTGACTGGGCAGTGTGTGTTGTTCTGGTTCCTATAGACAGGCCCTGTTCCTGCACCGCCAGGCTCTGATAGAGCAGCTGAAGGAGACTGAGGACCCAGCCCTGATTCTCCACCTGACCAGTGTATTGCTCTTCCAGACCAGCACCCACTGCATGCTGCACGCCCCCGGACGCTGTGTCCCCCAGATCATAGGGACTCTGGTGGGCCGCGTCTCTGAGGTACTGCTCCTTTTCTCCTTGGTTCTCATTGATTATACATTATACTAAATTGCTAGTGTTATTATACCAGTAATAGTTATAATGGTGTATATTTGCAGCCTTTAATGTTATTGGGATGTTTTTGATTAGCTCTATGGGGGACCTATGGTGATCTGTTTCTGCAACACTTACATTGTAACCTGTTTACAATTGACACCATTTTTAAGATGACGTCATACTGAAGCTTTTGGACGGGTGTGGTTGTTCCAGGAGCAGCACAGGCTGCTGACGGGCTACCAGGGTCTGGTGGTTAAGAGGTTGGTGATCCAGAGCCAGGGGAAaaagcagggggagggagagaacccAGAGGAGGGGGACGAGGCAGAGGCCATCCGGAAGGAACTGGTCTCCCTAACCAGCGAGGTAAAGGATCTGGTCCTCTCTCAGAAGAAGACGTCTGGGACTGAAGAGTGAATGGGCTTGTGCTACATCGACTGCGTTGCAGTTGGAAACTGCCAGCTGACTGATCTGACTGATCAcctaactactcattattatttgtagatcagccTGTTAGTACCGATTTACCCACAATCCATTGCGGATGTATTGCTCGCCAAAGCGGCCAATGAATGTCTCGAGATCTAGAAAAAATCATAAATTAATAATGAAATTCTGTAGATCAGCTGCCCCAAACACAATTGTCTTACAAAGTGATTTCTCAACAGTCATACCCATTTAGACTAAGAAATATCTGATACCCACCTAGTGTAGTAGCGTTGTGAATGGTCCTGTTATTTCAAATGATTTGCAGAAAATTCCTTTGTGGGGTGTCATTTGAATTAACATTCCAATTAAGTCCTCAGTGAGGTAATGTAATAAATAATTCATGGTTTAATTAAAAAAACACTTAGCCTCTCTTGGAATGTAACTTAGTTTGTGTCTTTTGGGTTTATATTCAACGTGATAATTCAGAGGTGGTAACTATTTTATTCATGTCACTTCAAATTTCACAGAAGCTAGATATGTATCCATAGTAGTCCTAAATCACTGCCTCATCCAGGCTACTGTATCTTCAGTATCTTCTTCATTCTActgaaatgaaagatacacaGACCACTGGCGCCCTCCATTGATAACACACACTGGGAACAACTGCACATGAAACTTGTATTAGGGACAGATCGAAATTTACTGGGGAGAGGGCTAGTCCAACTAAAGGTGTCATAAAATAAATTGAAGACCCTCCCCCTCATACAATGAAAAACAATAACTGtagcgaccctgtgtttataaactTGGATATCAACTTTGCCACTTGTGTGGCACATGCCACCACAGAtgagctccctctccctctacactGCGATCTGAGTTagctgcagacaatgatcagctagggggaaATCAGATGTTCTACATTTTGATGGCATAtttataataatataaaatatatgtaacAAATGTCAATGCACCATACAAACAATAAACAAAGCATACTGACTTTGGGCACTTTAATATTATGGTTTGggttttcaacaccacaataaatagacTGTCAAGCTtaacaaacagaaaatacatccctccctaccttgtagGCTTACCCAGTATTGAAGGCTTGGCTCAACAATCTCAGAATGTCATtaaactttttggtgttttgtaacagatgtctctttccattcatcaattgGCTGCGGCACAGTTTGGATTGGTTGATTTTTATTTGTCAGTAAAAAAAATACATCCAGTATATTcgggaaagaattcagacccttgacATTTTCGACACTTTGTTatgtttacagccttattcaaaaatgtatttaaaaaactatccctcatcattctacaaacaataccccataaagacaaagcaaaaagactatcacatttacataagtattcagaccctttactcagtactttggtgaagaacctttggcagtgattacagcctcgagtcttcttgggtatgacgctacaagcttggcacacctgtattttgggagtttctcccattctctgcagatcctctcaagcttggttaggttggatgggtagtgttgctgcacagctattttcaggtctctccagagatgttcgatcgggttcaagtccggacactggctgggcaactcaaggacattcagagacttgtcccgaagccactcctgcgttatcttggctgtgtgcttagggtcatcctgttggaaggtgaaccttcgccacagtcgctctggagcaggttttcatcaaggatctctctgtattttgctcctttCATTTTTCcgtcaatcctgactagtctcccagtctctccccctGAAGaacgtccccacagcatgatgctgtcaccaccatgcttcaccgtagggatggtgcctggtttcctccagacgtgacacttggcattcaggccaaagagttcaatcttgggttcattagaccagagaatcttgtttctcccatctccacagaggaactctggagctctgtcagagggaccatcgggttcttggtcacctccctgaccaaggcccttctccctcgattgctcagtttggctggacggccagctctaggaagagtcttggtggttccaaacttcttccatttaagaatgatggaggccaatgtgttcttggaccttcaatgctgcagaatttttttggtactcttccccagttctgtgcctcgacacaatcccatCTCGGAACTCtatgctccaaagcgctcaggacttcagactggggtcaaggttcaccttctaacttatgtaaatgtatatattttcttttaaatAAATGCAAAAATATCAGAAaaatatttttgctttgtcattatggagtattgtgtgtagattgaggggaaaaaacaatttcatttattttagaataatgctgtaacaaaatgtggaaaaagtgaaggggtctgaatactttcctaacccCAGAGAGATATGTCGGTGGTATGCTACGACACAGATATAGACGTGCAGATGGAGGGTAATTTGTAAATTTTTGGACTGAATATTTTGTATAAAGAGAAGCATATTCTTAGATtataggagtaactctggtaggcctgaacaagtcttcctcacctcaagttcaactgtcGAAGTCAGTTGTAGCGCCGTGGCACACtgccttcatatcataggcctgcagtagctaaagcCATACCAAACCTTACCAAACGTTTCTAAACTTTTTTAGTGTAATGTCAAGCCATTGTTTAGAGGGAAAATACGAGCAGAAGCACAAATGTATACAACCCTccccaaagcaaaaaaaaaagtttgataACCCTCCACTATTTTGGACCACCCCTCCCCCAGTAAATTTCGATCTGTCTCTTACGTTTTTGCCTCATGACTTCCTAATGCACAATATTATAATCATCACCACCGTGAGAGGGGAGTATTCCCTAATATTGAACAGCAAAATAGACTGAAATCTGTAAAATATTTTCTCTTTAGACTATGCCAGAAGTAAATTAAATCATTTTTATCCCCCCATCATGGTACCATGTGAACGGTTGAGTGAGTGGCTTGGATAATATTACATTATCTGGATTGTGTGTGCCAGATGGAACGAGATTTGCTGCTTTCAAAGGGGAATGCCAAAGCGGATATTTAACTGGAAGGTAGTAATCAACGTTCTACACATATAGATTGCTGAATGATAAATTTTTAGATGGAACCGAATGTAGACCGCTGTAATAGAAGAAAC
This genomic interval carries:
- the LOC139556195 gene encoding E3 UFM1-protein ligase 1-like isoform X3 → MSSTSMEVINVDWVHVEARANDIARSDKSVQLVLGQLIDENYLNRVSEEVNDKLQEAGFVNIPELCKNYDLPGDFLTEELSKRLGKVIQGQMDEYNRGVLFTPAFVSRHGARIRGLFSAVTRPTPVGNVIGVYGFQEHLLYSVLEELVNTGRLKGTVVGGRQDKAVYIPDIYSKTQNAWVDSFLKQNGYLEFDSLIRLGIPDPVSYIKKRFKSSKLLFLMAACVGQALVDQVEASVEEAVNSATWADVQPILPSCLSMEDVGIIINEAMRTTNVQSTARVLGDTVVVSEKFISNCLCLFEETMQHKAQKEAKNNPVFLITEDDLKQGAMMTENTAPSKKEKRETERRKKTTEGSGSKGGGGGCNAREVRIRKTKKKGRRDDDSDEETAVTPQNRNKQTEVPFMALEEITAVLEERVCDCPEEILSELAEHLVRPLTKTYQEVVRTVFMSSTSSTTGVTKKRSVKDFQEELSNLYNNIRLFEKGTKLFSDETQVHIAKYVLKTVCTDVTNILVNFMAAELMMSAENPNSITNEVRVKILGMFPVETKGPLMKVHNSLNGKTIEDFVTNIEMAVEVCGFMLKKGDKKRERQALFLHRQALIEQLKETEDPALILHLTSVLLFQTSTHCMLHAPGRCVPQIIGTLVGRVSEEQHRLLTGYQGLVVKRLVIQSQGKKQGEGENPEEGDEAEAIRKELVSLTSEVKDLVLSQKKTSGTEE